One Pseudopipra pipra isolate bDixPip1 chromosome 26, bDixPip1.hap1, whole genome shotgun sequence DNA window includes the following coding sequences:
- the LOC135403125 gene encoding olfactory receptor 6B1-like — translation MIQENDTQIHEFILLGFPTIIELQALLFVIFLVVYLLTVIENIVIITLVIRNHQLHKPMYFFLGHLAFLETWYISVTVPKLLVNFLVKSNISFTGCMAQLYFFIALVCTECVLLAVMAYDRCVAICKPLHYTVIMNHRVCVHLAVGSWLVGFLMSLLKVFFISQLSFCGPGVINHFYCDISPLLNLSCTKRLVAEMVDFVLALLILLIPLSVIVISYMCIISAILLIPKAQNRKKAFSTCVSHLAVVIIFFSATLFMYARPRSIHSLDLNKLVSIIYTVVTPVLNPFIYCLRNEEVKDILWKAMAALSRVSASDH, via the coding sequence ATGATACAAGAAAATGATACCCAAATCCATGAGTTCATCCTCTTGGGATTCCCTACCATCATAGAGCTACAGGCTCTATTGTTTGTAATTTTCCTCGTTGTATATTTGCTGACTGTCATTGAAAACATAGTTATCATCACTTTAGTCATAAGAAATCACCAGCTCCACAAGCCCATGTACTTTTTCTTAGGCCATCTAGCTTTTCTAGAGACCTGGTACATCTCAGTCACCGTTCCTAAATTGTTGGTCAACTTTCTGGTGAAGAGTAACATCTCCTTCACAGGATGTATGGCCCAACTCTACTTTTTCATTGCCCTGGTCTGTACTGAATGTGTCCTTCTGGCTGTCATGGCCTATGACCGCTGTGTGGCCATCTGCAAGCCGCTGCACTACACAGTCATCATGAACCACAGAGTCTGTGTGCACCTGGCCGTGGGCTCTTGGCTGGTTGGCTTTCTGATGTCTCTGCTAAAAGTCTTCTTCATTTCCCAGCTCTCCTTCTGTGGTCCTGGTGTCATCAACCACTTCTACTGTGACATCAGCCCTTTGCTCAACCTTTCTTGCACTAAGCGGTTAGTTGCAGAGATGGTGGACTTTGTCTTGGCCTTGCTTATTTTGTTGATTCCCCTCTCTGTCATTGTAATTTCTTACATGTGCATAATCAGTGCCATTTTGTTAATTCCCAAGGCCCAGAACAGGAAGAAAGCCTTCTCCACCTGTGTTTCTCACCTGGCTGTCGTTATCATCTTCTTCTCAGCCACCCTCTTCATGTATGCCCGACCCAGGAGTATACACTCCTTGGATCTCAACAAGCTGGTTTCTATAATTTATACTGTAGTCACTCCAGTGCTAAATCCATTCATTTACTGTCTGAGGAACGAGGAAGTAAAAGACATTTTGTGGAAAGCCATGGCTGCTCTCTCCAGAGTTTCAGCATCTGATCACTAA
- the LOC135402777 gene encoding LOW QUALITY PROTEIN: olfactory receptor 6B1-like (The sequence of the model RefSeq protein was modified relative to this genomic sequence to represent the inferred CDS: inserted 3 bases in 2 codons; substituted 1 base at 1 genomic stop codon) has product MCFFLSNLSFQEAWYIPATVGELXLVESKNISFGGSMMQLYFFSSLICTECVFLAVMTYDCYVAICNPVSYSVIMLLATCSWLMGFFISMLKVVFISQMSFCGSNIIKHFLSDIRPLLNISCMDMXVAGTVNFILALLILLVPHSVTIISYICISSSILHIPTSQSRKKAFFTCVFHLAVVIIFFSVSLFMYGXPKRIHFFDFNKLVSTVYTTVYSMLDPFIYCLRNQEVKVALKKSSLLGRCSPRYFKPLLSTIKIVPIDRTLGAVDVRCRKVFVYLLASPGSRSTGSLRLGCGVPVSAEGALSTGCEWRARGSGGFRQRRWQLQARARLWWWLRAAAGGSWVYVVITDRQGSSGSGRLRQ; this is encoded by the exons ATGTGTTTCTTTCTCAGCAacctctccttccaggaggctTGGTACATCCCAGCCACTGTTGGTGAACT TCTTGTTGAAAGCAAGAATATATCTTTTGGAGGCAGTATGATGCAGCTTTACTTCTTCAGCTCCCTTATTTGTACTGAGTGTGTCTTCCTTGCAGTTATGACTTATGATTGTTACGTGGCCATTTGCAATCCCGTGAGCTATTCAGTCATCATGTTACTTGCCACATGCTCCTGGCTCATGGGCTTCTTTATCTCCATGCTGAAAGTAGTTTTCATCTCTCAGATGTCTTTTTGTGGCTCCAATATCATCAAGCACTTCTTGAGTGACATCAGGCCCTTGCTGAATATATCATGTATGGACA ATGTGGCTGGAACAGTGAATTTCATCCTGGCCTTACTTATCTTGCTGGTTCCACACTCTGTCACAATTATTTCCTATATATGcatcagcagcagcatcttgcatatccccacatcccagagcAGGAAGAAAGCCTTCTTCACCTGTGTTTTTCACCTTGCTGTAGTCATTATCTTCTTTTCAGTCTCTCTGTTCATGTATGGGTGACCCAAAAGAATCCATTTTTTTGACTTCAACAAGCTGGTGTCTACTGTGTACACTACTGTATATTCCATGCTAGATCCCTTCATTTACTGCCTAAGGAACCAGGAGGTTAAAGTGGCTTTGAAAAAATCTTCATTGTTAGGCAGATGTTCTCCAAGGTATTTCAAGCCATTGCTGTCCACCATTAAGATAGTTCCTATTGACAGAAC TCTCGGCGCTGTAGACGTGCGCTGCCGGAAAGTCTTTGTCTATTTGCTGGCTTCTCCCGGTTCTCGGTCGACTGGGTCCTTGAGGCTAGGCTGCGGTGTCCCGGTGTCGGCAGAGGGGGCCCTCAGCACGGGCTGCGAGTGGCGGGcgcggggcagcggcggctttCGGCAGCGGCGGTGGCAGCTTCAGGCGCGGGCGCGTCTGTGGTGGTGGCTTCGGGCTGCGGCGGGCGGCAGCTG GGTCTACGTTGTCATCACGGACAGGCAGGGGTCGTCAGGAAGCGGCAGGCTGCGGCAGTGA